Genomic segment of Bos taurus isolate L1 Dominette 01449 registration number 42190680 breed Hereford chromosome X, ARS-UCD2.0, whole genome shotgun sequence:
GCTAAGATAATTAAAAGACAAGCCTTAGATtgggagaaaatctttgtaaATCATATACCTGATAAAGGACTGGgacccagaatatataaagaactctcaaaattcaagaagaaaacaagtaactaattaaaaataagaatgggCAAGAGATAAATAGATCCTCAACCAAAGAAGATTACTGGATGATAAGCACatagaaagatgctcaacatctttaGCTatttgggaatgcaaattaaaactgcaatgaCACACCCACTATAGGTGGGCAATAatataataaatggaaaataacaagtgtcgacaaggatgtggaaaaactggAATGCTCATACACtgctagtaggaatgtaaatggtgtagccactgtggaaaagtctgGTAGTTCCTCCAAAGgtaaaacagagctaccatacaatccagcaattccacttctaaatatttacccaaggaaaaaaaaaagaaacatatgtCCATATAAAGATTTATACATGGATATTCATAGGagttttattcacaatagccaaaatctgggaacaaccaaaatgtccttcaacaggtgattaacaaactgtggtacatccatactatggaatattatacagcaataagagtgaaagtgaaagtgaagtcgctcagtcgtgtccggctctttgcgaccccatggactgtagcctactaggctcctccctccatgggattcttcaggcaagagtactggagtgggttgccatttccttctccaggggatcttcccaatccagggatcgaacccgggcctcctgcattccaggcagacgctttaacctctgagccaccagggaagcccagctttaaTACACACAACCACCTGGATGAATCTCAGCATAATTAGAGTGAAGAACACAGACAAGAAAGAATGTACACTTTTaacaaatggtactgggaaaacagAATACTCAcatacaaaataataaagatgaacctttacaccatatacaaaaattaattcaaaatgagtCAAAGACTGAAATGTAAGAactaaaaatgtaaaactcttagaagaagaaaaaaaaacagagaaaaagctTCCTGACGCTGGATTTGGCAGTGATTTCTTAGATGTGGAACCAAGAGCATAGGGACAAAAGTAAAATTAGGTAAACTGGACTAGACTAcatcaaaatgtaaaatttctcTGCATCAAAGCACATGACAAAGTGAAAGGCAACCCAcacaatgagagaaaatatttgtataacATACACCTGAAAAGATGTTAACATCTAGAATATGTAACTCCTACAACTAACTCAAtcacaaaaaccaaacaacccaattcaaaaatgagcaaaggacttgaatacacatttctcaaaaTAAGACATACAAActgccaacaagcacatgaaaagattctatcagggaaatgcaaattgaaacacCACCAAGATACTACCTCACACCCATTGAGATgagtacttttcaaaaaaaacaataaataacaaatgctgcTTAAAGTGTGAGAAAACTGGAACCCTTATACATCATTGACAAGATGTAAAACAGTGCAGATGCtttggaaaacattatggaggcTCCTCGAAACACtgaaaatagaaccaccatatgatccagtaattccatttctgggtagatatgcaaaagaattgaaagcagggtcttgaagagatatttgcatgcccttgttcacagcagcactatttacaacagccaagatgtggaaataatacaaatgtccatcaacggaCAAATGGATAACCAAAACAATATTccatggtttgtgtgtgtgtacatatataccagAGAATATTACTCAGcgtaaaagaggaaagaaattctgatatatgctacaacatgaatgagtATTAAGAATATTATgccaaatgaaataaatcagtgacataaaaacaaatactgtatgattccacttaggCGAAGTACCTAGAGTAGTAAAATTCAtagggacagaaagtagaatggtggttgcagggggttgggggagggaaaaAGGGGGAATTACTATTTAATGAGTAAtcaagtttcagttttgcaagatgaaaagagttctggaaatTGGCTGAATAGTGTGAATGTACTTTAACACCATTGACCACACACATAAAGGTttgatgataaattttatgttacgtgtattttaccacaattaaaaaaagaatacataatataactgtatgattccatttatctaaaacactaaaaaatacaaactaatctgtgacagaaagcagatcaatgGGTGTCAGGGGACAGGGAGAGttagagagaaaggaggagaggggagaaagggATTTTAAAGAGGCACAAACTTGTGGAGGTGACAGATACACTCATTATCTTGTCATGACAATTTCACAGGTATAAACATGCATCAAAACGCACCAAATAGTACACTTTAAACACGTGCCATTTACTGTATGTCAATCATCTCAAtaagcctgtttttttttaaggataaatgGGATGTACTAATAAAGATTAAAATCTCACCTCATCATCAATCTTCATCTGGAAATcttcctcattttcctcttctggaGCAAAAAAGGACTTCTCACCATAGCCAGCATCCTGGAAGAGGACAAATCCGTGTGTAAGTCAATCAATAAATTGGAAAATGCAAAGCACAAGTTTCACCAAATACCAAGCACAGAACACCAATGCACAGTTTTGCATAGAGAATGGAGTCTGTAAAGTCTTAGGTATACCTATCACCACTCTACACCCTTAAGCTAACATATGTGGATAGTTAGGGCCCATGAGGAAGCTGAATAGAGATGCTCATTAACTCAGTGGGACACAACTGTGCTGTCCCACCCCAGCTAGATCTTTCCTATTTTGGCCTAATAAGAACATTATCCTTCTCCAAACCACATGTCCAGCACCATCAGCATCTCTGCCCACCTGGAAGGCTATGGAAAACAACTAAGAAGCACTTTCCTTGCTTATACACCTGTCTTACAAAGAATAGAGATTAAAGCCATCACCCAAATGAATGAGCAACCATTTTCAAAGCAAAACAATATTCCCCAAGTCCCTCACTAAGCCTTCCCACTGGTATTTATCTACAATGTAGTTTACCCCAGAACTGGTATTCATGAAGTACCTTATACAGTTTGACTTTTGAAATAATTAGTAATAATCTAGTATGCATCATTCCTAAGCTAGTGAGGAAAGTTCTTCACCCTCATCTCTCTGAAAAACACCCACAGGCATAGGTGGTGCCTAAAAGGAAAGTGTTCACCTTCAGTCGCTGCTCTGCAGCTATCATGCTGTAATAAGCACAGCATTGCTCTGGAGACACCATAGCCCTGATCTCCTCTTCAGTTGGTAAACGAAAATCAGACTTCAGAACCCACCAGTTTGAATCCATGCCTAGAACAGATAAGAGAAAATGAGACCATTCGGAACTCCAAAGGCCCTTTCATTGCCATTAACAGGGATACCAAACCAAGACTGAACCAGGCAATGTCCCAGAAGGTATCAGGCTTAGCCAGTTTGAATGTCTGGCCAAGAAAAGCCCTGCTGCTAGGTTTCCTACATCTAAGACATCAACAATCAAACTGAATTTCCTGACTGGCAAAATTAAATTACCAATCAGAGCCTCCATAATTAGAAGATTTGCTACCTCCTTTTgatgacttcaattttttttctattttattagttGTATGCTTATCCTTTGACTGGAAGCCTTAATCCTTTCTtggaaagaggcagagaaacataATCAGTCAACTGAGGACCTGTGCGTTTGAAGTCAGCGCAGAGCTTTAGCCTCTTCCGAATGCTGCTTTCTGAGTGAGAAGGAAAGGCTTTTTTTATATCTTCCATTCGGATCCGTCGTGGGCGATCTTTACTCTTCCAGAACAGGCGATAAATAAAAACCTGCTCAACATaccaaattttttttatttggcaaAATAAGGATAAAATTCCTCACCAGGGTCCCTTCCCCTGCTAAGCCCATAATATGTTTTATCTTCCCTGATATGACCCCAAATCCAAATATCCTTTTATGTACATCCAGACCCCCTCCGTATCCTctcattcttacctggagaaagtCTCGAATATGAGTATTGGCCCTTTTGGAGTTGGGCCCAGGAACTTCAAACAAAGGGCACTGCTGGCCAACCACAAAAATATCCACTAATTCCCGAATATAGTAACCTTGTCTTGTGCGAATAATAAGGAAGTCAGTTTCTGGCATCTTATGAAGATAAATTGGAGCACGAAAAAGGTTGTTCTCAAATgcctaacaaaaataaaaacacaaaagtaaTATAAGAGAAGCCCTGGAAATTTAGTAAACTCATGAGAATGGAAAATCAAGCTTGGTGGCTCTCCATCCCCATTATGCCATCTAAGGTCTATTGAGtaacataaattaaaatatgGAATATCAAATGGGATTAGACAGATAATTTTTTACCCATTGGTCACCTTTAAGAGTCAGTAGTGGGGAAACTATAGGATTTGACACTATAGATGACACTGGCTGTGCTAGCTCACTGTATGATGTCAGATAAGTTACTTAATATCTATGAGCTCaattttcctcatctacaaaatggagaTACTTAAAACTCCTATACTCACAGGATTACTATGAAGATTACATCTGAAAATCACTTTATAATCTAAAAAGTACCATACTGCTTATCTTAGATCCCAGCAGAGCCCCTGACATAATATGTGAAATCAAAACATTTgttaagtaaattaatttaaaaaacaactaaTGAATTAGAAACTATGCTTAAAATAGACAAACTAAAGATGCAGGACAGAAACATTTGAGCTTGTTTAAGTGGCAGCCGGATGAGGATCAAACTGTCATTAAGAACCTGTCGTTAAGATTCTAAAGAAAGACTtctcaaaaaaatacaaaaagtagACAGAAAGAGGGAGGATCCAATACGTAGGTGtggaaagaaaattctaaatGTGGAAAAAGAGTCACAGGGGAAGATGAAAAAGGATATCTGAGAGACTACAAAAGTAGCCACAAAAGGGTAGGAACTGGTAGAAAACTTCAACAGAAAGTTATAGGGACAGGAACTCTAGCAACAGTATGAAGGTGATACTCAAAATCTGGTGGAAATGGACTATAGAtgcaaaggattaaaaaaaatgtgctttgTAGATGCTTTAAGAGAATAAGCAATAGAAACAATGGGATAAACTAGGTATAAGAACAGTTAAATTGGTTAAGATTGCCAAGGGAAATAAactggggagggggtgagggggaAACAAGGTAGTAGAGTGCTAAAGATTTCCTCACATCATTCATGGACCTCTATACCTTCCCTTAACAAAGTATGTAAAAGCTAGGTTACCAGAAGGCATTTCTATACCCATCAGAACAGAGAGGGGAAAAACCATTTCACTATAGCTGGGGTGTAGTTCAATACTCAAAACACACCAATCTTACACATACAAATTAAACATTCATAAATTAACTATAGTAAATTATTAATCCAGTTGACTTCCCTATGCTACCCAGATGTTTTTGGACTTCTTACCACTATGTATTTCCAAAAGactatttaaaatttaacttataGAATAACATAATAAGGAGCCAGTTTTAATAAAAAGATGCAAAAACAGATTTTTGGATTATAATAATTTTTAGCTTTTATTGTTCTTTCCCATACTTTAGTTAAACAGTGTCTCAATCACACAGAATTGGTTCTTTCTGGGCTGACTAGCTCATCTGTCAATTTCCTTAGGAAAAAGTTATAGCAGGAAATAATTCCTCACCTGCAGCAATTGTCCAGGATGGAGTGAGCCTAGAAAAGGAGATGTATGGCAGTAAACAGTTTCTCCATATTTACAATCTGGGGCTCCAGGATCTTTTCCGGGTTTCTATAAGGAATGCAACAGACCCAGTTACTATCCCAGAACATAATCAATAAGCCTAAATAAAACATTCCATGAGCATAGCATTCTACTAATACTACTAACTGCAAAACAGataccattcctttctcccaaTAAATTtctagtattaaaaatatatgtatgttcaCATATGGTTCCTGAATATTTAACCACAATTATTTATTAACAACAAAGATTTTTCTGAGAAGACTCACCCGCTTATAGTAGTTTTTTATCTTGGTTGCCATGCCAACTTGCATCATTAATGGTCCGTTTTCCTCACTATATTCTGCAAGAATAAGATCTCCATCTTTGCCTGTGAGGTCCTGAGGTGTGCGCATGAAAAACATCTCTCCACCACCTGAAGCTTGcctctcttgttctctcatctGCCGAGAACAAGGAGAATACAGTACAGCTACTGACAGGACAATAATTACATACAGTGATATTGTTCACTGAGACATCAAAAACTttacttgcttttttttcctattttattgcaAAAATGTTTATGCATAAAGTCAAAACTATGAACACTTATTATCCCACCACTtatatattactttatattttacCATATTTGTTTAGCTATAACTATCAATAGATTTTGCTTaaacctttttcctttttttctttttggctaagctgggtcttggttgctgtacacaggctttctctagctacagtgagtggggactactccttcactgtggtgtgtgggcttctcattgtgggtgacttctcttgttgcagaacactggccctagaacatgcaggcttcagtagttgtgcacaggcttagcaACTCTGTGGGATATGgtatctttccagaccagggattcaacccatgtcccctgcattggcaggtggattcttaactactggaccatcagggtaGTCCatgaaccattttttaaagttgaagttATCATGACATTTTACTTGATTTTCACATGCCATGCATCTCCCAAGAATAAGGACATTCTCCTAAATAACCACAATAATATTTTATCACTTCTAAGAAAATAGACGATTTCCTAAAAGCATCTAATATCCAGTCCATCTCCCCCATTTGTATTCCAATGTCTtttatagctcttttttttttttcctaaccaaGATTCAATCATACCTTTGCCTTCTTTTTGATGTGCTTTAGCAAGGGCTGGACTGAGTGGGGACCTGGCTGAGATAGTGCCCCAAAAGAGTACTTCTTCAGAGGTGGGCGATGGAACTGCCGGAGTTTGATGGGCCCCATGTGGGTAGGAAAGAAGGGCTGCCGTAATTCCACAGCAGGAATTGAATGCTAAGATAGAAATATAAGGGTTCAAATTGAACTCCAGTCAAAGAAAGATTTACTCATGTCTACACCAAAACAAAGGAGTGGTTCACATTCACCACAGAAAAAAAACCACTACTTTTACCTGAATAATATTTCCTCCAAAGGTGCCTCGAAGACCCTGTTGCTTAGGGTAGTAATATTCATCATTGGAGAGATTCCATggatctttcacttctggttgaGACATGTTCTAATGACAGGTTATCAAATAAACCTTAGTCAGACTACCCTTCTTCATTacctttctttgttcttctaAACACCAAATCCCTTTTCCCTTCACAGACCTGCTGTGGTTCCTCCTTGATGACTCCTGTTTTCCCTAACAGAATTCGACTCTTCTTCAGAGATGATTCCTTCTTACTCTCCTTGGAGGGAGAGTTAGAAGTAGCCTCTTCCTTCTCATCTGGAATTTCTAAGGAGGAAACAAGTCACCCTGGAGTTGTTATCCCTGAAGATTCAACTTTCCTACTGACACCTTTGCAATTCCTAACCAGATTTTCATCTCCCCCAAGACCACTTCTAGTCCAACCAATCAAACTATACTCCTGACATCTCCAAGGTACTACTTTCCAACATTTCTACATTATGAGTTTTCCCTAAAACAATACACAATATTAGAAACTGAGAGCCACAACTTTGCTGTCTCAAACTGCTATCTAGAAGCTTCCAGTCTTGACCTTCCCAACCCTTCTGATTTCCTCTTGCCCGCTGACATTAGGACAGCAAGCTATCAGTTATGGGGAAGGAACACTGACCCAGCCAGTACCATACCCAAAATGAGGTTCTCATCATTGGGATCAAGTGTCAAAATAGGAGGCTCCAAGAACCGGGGCATGGCCTGAGCATCCCAAATGATATTGTCCTCCCAACGTCCATATACCAGCTCCTCATTGTCAATGGGAAAAATGGAGTACCAAGGCTTGTCATCATCCAGCGTTGCTGCAAAACCTAGTCAAAACAGgaggaaagaataaacaaaacattTCATGCTCCCTTCAATTCTAGCAAAGGGAAAAGGAGTAAACGCTAGTAGTTACTCATGTAGCTACTGAAAAAGAACCTATTGGAAACAATGTATTTCTCACTGTTAAAAAATGTTGCAGACAacaaatgttcactgcagtatttttTATAATAGTCAAAATTTAAACAACCAAATATTTAACATAGGACTGATTAAACAAATTATGGTAATAATACGATAAGATATGCTAACAATAAATGTaacaaagtatatttaaaatacaatagtAACTAAAAATTATGAagatatccatatatgactactatgTAACCAATAGTGTTTCTAGATagaatggaaggaaaaaagaaaaaaattatttgttatatttaaaaaataagacatttttggTTTTCCACTGAATTACAAAAGAAATCCAGATTAAGacaagaaaatttggaaaagacagaaaagatataaagaaaactgCACAGCTATCTGTGATCTTACAAACTAGAAAGAACCACTGTGAATCTCATGGTATTTTCCCTTTCAGgaaattttctgtttatatagTGTGCATatctaggctttttttttccatttaaaatgagtttcccatgtcattaaacatttttatgaagAATTTTAAATGACATAAAATAACATTAAGTAAAAAGCACAACACATAGAACTGTACCTCTAGGAATAAGCTCAGCTACATACACATACAGGATAGAACACTGAAAGCATAGTACACCAAAAAGGTAGAGCTGATAGTCTCTAGAATTACCAGTTATTTTTGATACTGCATtgtattttcaaagttttctacATTAAGCATAGCatacctttttttgtgtgtgcatgtgtatttaaGGAGGGAAAAAGCAAATTCTAGAATGATAAAGGGGCCTTTGGAAACAAAAGTAGACTATAAAGATAAAAGCATTATTAtatctcagaaatatttttaactttaaagtacttttcacatttttttaatgagaaatcaGAGTCCATCCTAGCTCATTAACAGTGTAAAAAAACTACGGACTAGAATCAGGGCTCAGATCTAAAACATTTCACTGTCCCTCGGCAGCAAAGATCACAGCTAAGCTTATTTAAGATGACTGAGGTGAAGGGCAGGGTGCTGGACACAGTGGGCACAGATGCAAACCTTGTTGAACATTGTAAGCCATGGCATTCCTAGTCATGCTGGAAGGAAGCCAGCCTGCCAGGCTAGCACGCTGTGGTTTTGTCCCTTTGTGTTTAACATCCTCCCCATCCCAGATGATATCATCTTCCCAATGCAGCTGTGTCACCATCAGGAAGTTTTCATCAGCCAGAAGATCGGTGCCACTGCTTTCCTCAGGTATCCTGTATTCCTACAGAAGTAGGGGAAGAACAACAAATCCCTGAATGGTCACTGGTCAGAGTTCCCATTTCAAATCCCACAGCAGATAAATCAGATACATCAAATGTGGTCCTGACTTGAGAGACACACACCTGATAATGAAGGAATACCTGCCTCCTCCCACTCTTAGTCTGGCACAACACTCATTTCACAAACAAGAATCCTTGCAATAGGGCCAAGTTGCCAGGGCGATATACCACACCAAACAAAAGGTTTAGACACCTCAATCTCCCACCAAAGAAACCCTACTCAGTGTCTCCCCAATTGAAAAGTAAAGTAATACTGATAGGGCTCTGGGCACAGTGATTCCTTTCTTACATACCGTGTTGCTTACATCCGCCATTCTACATTTCATCACAGGTTCCTGTTCCATCTTTCTTAGTTTGAAGCCATAGTCAAACCCACTGCCATCTTCAGGGACACCCAGCATATCATACCACAGTCGAGCAGGCCCATAACGCCACTCAGCCACTCTTGGTTTGGTGTCTGTCACTTTATCTGTATCTCCAGTTGACTGGGAAAACTTGGATTCCACAGGTGCCATCATTGTGatctgtaacagaacaaagtaGAAGGGGAGGTAGACATCCTGATCCCAGATGCCCTAAGGCTATAGGGAGTTAATGGGCAGGAGGGGGAACTTAGAGAATCCATAAGGACTGAGGTTAAAATGCAAACAATGGAGGTGTATCATGTCACACTCTGCCTATCATTCAACTTTCCTATTCACCAGTATATCACCATCTGCCTGCCCAAAATACTTCTCTATTACAACAGGGAAGGGATAGCTACTGGGACTGAAATCATGACTACTTAATGATAATAGGCACAGGACACTAAGGTGTTACTTTCAATTTAGACCTAAGCTAGGAAGAACTCATTTGTTGCCCTCCTGGGTCTTAATTCCAGATCTCTATTTTGCCTACTTCATCATCAGAGAGACACTGctctggaggtggtggtggggcatAGTCATAGTTCCACAAAGATTTCTGGTTGACTTCTGATTCTACTGAGCACTCCGTCTCCTGGATCTGCTCTTCCTGTATCAGTTCACGgtgtttcttcttcctctttctccgaGCACTGCGCCAAACAGATGGGACATTCTTTCCTGGTCCAAAAAGACGTAGGAAGCGTAACACCTAGAACACAAAACATGTTTCTATGTAAGAGACCCAATGTCAGATAAGACGACAGTAGCTCTGAGCTAGAACTCCTTTGAGAAGTCTACTCAACTGTGAGGGAGGGATCAAGAAATGCCGAACTCAGATTTACAACACCAACCAAGAAAGTAAAGTATTCCTTAATAATTTGGACTAGTTCTTTTAAGAGGGAAAGGACAATTCCTAATGAGAACTATATAAATCACATGTATTAATATGATCAAggcataaaacttaaaaaaagaccCAATACAATATCACTGAATAAGGAAACCTTTACTTTCTGCTCATTCTATATTCAATATCTCAACAAAACTCAGTATTTACAAGAGGGCAGTGGTTTGGAATGCAGGCATTCTCCACCAAAAGTACCTTCCCAGGACGAAATTCTGGGAAAAGTTCCGTGACACTCGGCAACAGCTTGGTGGCATCGTGCTGCATAATCCCAGCCAATGGTAGGGTCAGCTTTCCATCCTCAGATTCTGTCTGTGCTGCTTCCTGAGGTCCCATCTCAGATTCTGAGTCAGAGGAACTACTGAAGTCCACTTTCTCTGAGGCCAAAGAGGAAGGGGCAATGATGGAGGGCAAGATGatgccttctccatcttcagaCACTGCAACAAGGAAGAGAAACCCCTTTGGCATGTAACTGTGAGCATATTTCCTCAAATTCAGCCAACACCCACTCTAGGCTTAAGCATGGCTCAGTGGCAGGGGATACAGTTCTAAGCACCCAGATTACTAGGTATGCAACCCGGAAAACTCATTCCAATGCATTATCTCCCACCATCCACAACTCACCTTGTACCTGGTACCCTGGGGTTGTGATGAGAGAAAACAAACACTATTACTACATTTACTACTTTCTATATTAGGTTAAAGAAATGTGACCAATAGAAAAATTACATAACACTTTTATACCAATCAGGCCTTTTCATGCCCGATTCAGGAACCCATAAACTGGAAACATTTAAGCCCACAGGGTAACCATGAAATTATTTAGCATAAAACAAGATCTAAGACACAAAGTTACCAAATGCTATTTAGCCTGCAGACTAAAAAGGAAAGGGCTTAAAACTCTACTAGGAGACATGTAGGTTGACATAAGCCTCAAAACACTAGAGATCAAAGACACTGCTCTTCCCCAACCTTCTAGCCTAGAACAGGATGACTTACCACAGTTGCAGACATAGGAATAGGTGAGATAAGTCCCTGACTTTGAAATCTCTGAATCTGACAGCTGGCTGTAAATGATTTATACCCATTCTAGGTACCTtctcatttaatcatttttttaaagagaatcatCTAGACAGGTAGTTTCCAAATACCAGTACAGATCAGTTGCATCAGAAATTACTTGAGGAAATTCTGTGAAATCCCTGGGCTCTACCCCAGATCTTCTGGATCAGATAGATTCTCCAGGAGTGAGAGCCAGAAACCTGCAATTTTTTGAAGACTTGAGGTGCCTATGATGGGCAGTCAGATTTGAGAACCACATCAACCTAAACTACTTTTTCTTGAGCCCATGTTAAAATACTGTTgtcaaatgttttaaattttacctttaacactgaaattttaaaattgtatgaaTTGCTTATAGAAGTTGTATCATTTCCTAGCGGCTTAATCTGAATAGCCCCCTATGAGCATGCCAAAAATCTGGACCAGAAATAGAACTTGCTCCTTAGATAAAAGTAAGTAAGTCTCTACTTACCACCAGCAATTGCATCCTGGTCCTTATCCTTTTTCACTGGtcctggaggtggaggtggaggaggcATCAACTTGCAATCAATGTCTTCACAATCAGCATCATAGTCATCCTCATCATAATCTAATAAAACCAAGAAAGTGAGTTCAATATCCAGAATGACACACAACAACCTTGAGCTCCTTTGTCactcaatattttaaagcatcatATGAAGAACTATGCAGATTCCTTGAGAACACACAAGAGGTACAGCTTCTGCCTTCAGAAAGAGATGACAATGTATCGCCAAATGCTGTAACACTATGTATATCTCATACAGGAATTTAGGGAGCCCCCAAGAACTGTTTATTAATAAAACCTCTGCTCTTTCTCCTGGTCAAACACTGTTTCTTTTCAACCTGCTCAACCTCATAATTAAATTTAACAATCTTCTTTCTCTGTCAGTTTAAAACTGGACTTTCTTCTCACCTTCCAAGTCTTTGAcactttttctgtctgacttctgtAGCCTGTTATTCCTTCCACTAACCTTCAACCACTGAATTCTTCATTCCCTTTCTCAAGAATCGTCTTTATCTAGACTAAATCCAAACCTCTATGTCTTGCCCTGACTTAGCCCCTCTACAATTGTACTGCATGTTCTGCTGCCTAAAGAGGTTTTCCATTCAGCTATTCAACAATTATACTTCACTATCACACTGAAATATCCTTCAACTCTTTTAAATTCCCTTTTGTTACTATCAATACCACCTCCATCCTCATTTTCCCAGCTTATGATTTTAgcctcctgtctccttcatcaATCTCTTACACCCAACacatcttttccaataaatcattAATAGCAGTCATTAGGCAACTTCTATTCATTGAGCTCCAGGTATTATGTGCCAGGTATTTTTAGTTATCTATAATCCTCCCAGTAACGCTACAAAGCAGAAATTATTCTGAGCTACAGAAGTTAAGTGACTTCCTTA
This window contains:
- the TAF1 gene encoding transcription initiation factor TFIID subunit 1 isoform X9 — its product is MSDTDSDEDSAGGGPFSLAGFLFGNINGAGQLEGESVLDDECKKHLAGLGALGLGSLITELTANEELTGTDAALVNDEGWVRSTEDAVDYSDINEVAEDESRRYQQTMGSLQPLCHADYDEDDYDADCEDIDCKLMPPPPPPPGPVKKDKDQDAIAGVSEDGEGIILPSIIAPSSLASEKVDFSSSSDSESEMGPQEAAQTESEDGKLTLPLAGIMQHDATKLLPSVTELFPEFRPGKVLRFLRLFGPGKNVPSVWRSARRKRKKKHRELIQEEQIQETECSVESEVNQKSLWNYDYAPPPPPEQCLSDDEITMMAPVESKFSQSTGDTDKVTDTKPRVAEWRYGPARLWYDMLGVPEDGSGFDYGFKLRKMEQEPVMKCRMADVSNTEYRIPEESSGTDLLADENFLMVTQLHWEDDIIWDGEDVKHKGTKPQRASLAGWLPSSMTRNAMAYNVQQGFAATLDDDKPWYSIFPIDNEELVYGRWEDNIIWDAQAMPRFLEPPILTLDPNDENLILEIPDEKEEATSNSPSKESKKESSLKKSRILLGKTGVIKEEPQQNMSQPEVKDPWNLSNDEYYYPKQQGLRGTFGGNIIQHSIPAVELRQPFFPTHMGPIKLRQFHRPPLKKYSFGALSQPGPHSVQPLLKHIKKKAKMREQERQASGGGEMFFMRTPQDLTGKDGDLILAEYSEENGPLMMQVGMATKIKNYYKRKPGKDPGAPDCKYGETVYCHTSPFLGSLHPGQLLQAFENNLFRAPIYLHKMPETDFLIIRTRQGYYIRELVDIFVVGQQCPLFEVPGPNSKRANTHIRDFLQVFIYRLFWKSKDRPRRIRMEDIKKAFPSHSESSIRKRLKLCADFKRTGMDSNWWVLKSDFRLPTEEEIRAMVSPEQCCAYYSMIAAEQRLKDAGYGEKSFFAPEEENEEDFQMKIDDEVRTAPWNTTRAFIAAMKGKCLLEVTGVADPTGCGEGFSYVKIPNKPTQQKDDKEPQPVKKTVTGTDADLRRLSLKNAKQLLRKFGVPEEEIKKLSRWEVIDVVRTMSTEQARSGEGPMSKFARGSRFSVAEHQERYKEECQRIFDLQNKVLSSTEILSTDTDSSSAEDSDFEEMGKNIENMLQNKKTSSQLSREREEQERKELQRMILAAGSAASGNNHRDDDTASVTSLNSSATGRCLKIYRTFRDEEGKEYVRCETVRKPAVIDAYVRIRTTKDEEFIRKFALFDEQHREEMRKERRRIQEQLRRLKRNQEKEKLKGPPEKKPKKMKERPDLKLKCGACGAIGHMRTNKFCPLYYQTNAPPSNPVAMTEEQEEELEKTVIHNDNEELIKVEGTKIVLGKQLIESADEVRRKSLVLKFPKQQLPPKKKRRVGTTVHCDYLNRPHKSIHRRRTDPMVTLSSILESIINDMRDLPNTYPFHTPVNAKVVKDYYKIITRPMDLQTLRENVRKRLYPSREEFREHLELIVKNSATYNGPKHSLTQISQSMLDLCDEKLKEKEDKLARLEKAINPLLDDDDQVAFSFILDNIVTQKMMAVPDSWPFHHPVNKKFVPDYYKVIVSPMDLETIRKNISKHKYQSRESFLDDVNLILANSVKYNVLCHHLTTTIKV